AAAGTGACGAGGGATTAAGTTGTAATATCAATGCTGATGCACTGAGTCAACTCATAAAAAATGCAGAGGTAAAGTACCATCAAAAAAGGGATGAATTGTTGATTAGACCCACCTATAAATTCATAACCTTACCTAATTTGCGCGCTGTCCTGAGCCAAGATAATAGGCCTCGAGATCCTAAAGTCGATCTGAGTTATTTATGGCGTGAGGATAACAGTTTGTCTCTGAAGGTCATTGCAAAAACAAAGCAACAAGCAGAGCAAGTATACGATTTATTTGGAATAAGAGTTGCGGTGAATGAAGCACAACTGATTGAAGTTCCAGCTGCGAATCATGCTGAATTTCAAAGACGGATTGAAAAACACTGCGAGCAATTGACGAAAGTTTCACAAGAGATTGAGCTGAGAGATATAGGGTCAAGAGATTCTGTAATTTCCGCGCTATCCCAATCTAAAAAGGAAAGTGTTCCAGCTGCATCGGATAAGTGGAAGGAGCTCCACGGAAAAGAAGAGATGACAATTCCAGAAACTTTATCGCCAACAGAACTATTAATCAAACGTATACAGGAGCTTGAGCTTGAAGAGGGAACCAGGGAAAAAGTTATCAATGTCATTGAGGAAGTCACTGAGCCCAAAATAATTCAACAATTGCTGTCCTACAATAATCAAACTTTATCCGCACCTGCTAATCTCGAAGCGATTAAGAGCGAACGATTTTCAGAGGTGAGAAAGATCGAAGATGAAGATAAAGAGATTGGAATAAGGGCTTCCCAAGCGAGAGTGAGACAAAATTTAAATTAATGATAGGGCTGCTTGCACCAGGTCATAGCTCATAATAATGGTTTGAAAAAAGTGGTTGAAAACCAATACGTTGATACAGATTTAGACCTGCTTTTGATGCTTCTAAAAAGCAGTTTTGTACTTTCAACGCTAAAGCATTTTTTAACGCATAAGCCATCATGGCACTTGCAAAGCCACGCTTTTGAAAGTTAGGAAGTGTGGCTAGATCATCGATGCGGGCAAGATGCCCCTTGACGGTTAATGTCATGGATACAACCGCTTCGCCTGCGAGGAATCCCGAAAAATGGTAAATACCTTTGCATTTTTTCAATGCCTCGGCATGTCTTAGAGTATAAATCTGAGTAATTTCCGGGGTTGATTGAAAACCATGAATCAGGGGAATACTCCAGGTATCTAAATCGTCATTCATTAATTTAAATTCAAGTTCGACGTCAGCAGCTTGCAGATTATTCGACAAAAGATCAAATACCATCCCCACACCGGTATCGACTAATTTATAATCTGGAGGTAATCGACATTCGTTCTTTGATAAACCAGGTGTTTTTTCAGGAATGATCAGTGCCCAAGGTATATTTTTTTGGGTGAAGTATGATTTACATTGCTCCAAATCTTTTAAAAAGTGCTCATTGATTTGGATGACAAAAGCAGGATTAAGCCCTGATGCAAGTACTCCGGTTTCAAATGCAGCTATTGTTTGATAATCAAGATAACTTAAGCTTACGAGAGAAAAAAAGTGCTTTTCAATTTCATGAAAATCATTAATCAGTTGCATTAAAATAGGCCCAAGCAGTAATTTTTGCTGCATTATAACAAACTATCAACAGGATACTATGCATCATTGGGTCTTAATTTTTTGTAATCATTTCGCTGACTGTCTGCTGCGAATAAGCAGGACAGGTATGGACGCATTGCGAATAACTCCTTCTGCAACGCTGCCTAATAACAAATGCTGAAAACCTCGTCGACCATGAGTTCCAACGACAATCAAATCGGCTGGCCATTTTTTTGCTGCTGCAATAATTTTATCTGCAACTGTTTCTTGCGCTGAATCAATTTCAAGTAATTGTGCATCACAATCTGCACTGCGCTCCCGGGCAATTGTTTGCATCTTGCTCAAAAATTTGTGGCCGTATTCTTTAAATGAAGCTTCCAGTTTTTCATAATCTACTCCGGTTCCTACAAATGGGGCATAAAACTCATTGGTTATATGCACAATGAGTAATTTTGCATGATGTATTTTGCTTAACTCAATGGCTTCATTGAAGGCATGCATTGATGTATCACTGTCATCAATCGCAACTAAAATTTTTTGATACATTTCTATTTCCTTATAAAAGTAATAAGTTCTACTCAACTAAGCTATCTTACCTATAATCTAGAGTGAAACATAGATAGAATGATTTTATTATAACCTGAGTTTTTCTGTCCTTTATGAAAAGGCTATTCTATATATAAAGAAATAAAATGAATTATTTTTTGAATAAAAACGGCATGAGGCAATAATGACTACGAATTCCGAAATTCTGTTTACCCCATTTAAATTGAGAGACCTTACTGTAAAAAACCGTATCGTCATGGCTCCACTCACACGAAATCGTTCAATACATGGAATTGATACTCCTTCAGAACTGAATGCCACCTACTATGCACAACGTGCAGACGCAGGTTTAATCATTGCTGAGGCAACACAAATTTCTCCTACTGGCAAAGGATACGCTTGGACGCCTGGAATCTATTCTCAGGAACAAATTGCTGGATGGAAATTGGTAACGGATGCGGTTCATGCACGTGGCGGGGCAATTTATTTGCAACTTTGGCATGTAGGAAGAATTTCACATCCTTCTCTTCAACCAGGAGGTATTGCTCCCGTTGCTCCTTCTGCTATTCCAGCAACCGGACAACGCACATTTATTGAAAATGGCACCTTTGTCGAGGTTGGCGCACCACGTGCATTAAAGCTAAGTGAAATTCCAGGTATTATCGAAGATTATCGAATTGCTGCAAGGAATGCAATTTTAGCTGGGTTTGATGGGGTTGAAATTCATGCTGCGAATGGATATCTCATTCATCAATTTTTGTGTGATGGTACCAATCTTCGGACTGACCAATATGGCGGTTCGATTACGAATCGACTGCGTTTTGCATTGGAGGTGACCAGTGCGGTTGTTTCTGAAATTGGTGCCCATCGAACAGGAATACGCATTGCACCAGTAAGTCATGCCAATGGCGTTACCGATACGTCACCTGGAGCCGTTTTTTTTCCCCTTGTCCAGGAGCTGAGCCGATTCAATTTGGCTTATGTCCATGTTATTGAAGGAGAAACTCAAGGACCACGCGACTTTTATGGTTTTGATTTCCATGCATTACGAAAAGCATTTGATGGTCCCTGGATGGTGAATAATGGGTATAATTTAGAAATGGCAGTTGAAGCGATTGCAAGTGGTTACGCTGATCTCATTGCTTTTGGACGGTATTTTATTTCCAATCCTGATCTGGTAGCGCGATTTAAAAGGAATGCACCATTGAATGAATTGGACCGCACGACTTTATATGGAGGTAGTGGAAAAGGATATACTGATTATCCCTTTTTGCAGTGAAACTCAATCAATGAAGATGAAATAAGATGATGCTCAAACAATTGCTACTGATTCTCTTTATTTTTATTTTAATTTTCGTATTGTCTTTTTCATTACAGCGTTATTTCATTTATTTTCCATCCTCGGAGCAGCCTGATCGGAACGCTTTTGAAGCAGAAGATATGCAACTCATTGAAATTCCTGTTGCCCATGGATTGACTTTAAATTCTTGGTACAAACCTTCTGTGGATAAGAAACCGACGATACTTTATTTCCATGGCAATGCAGGTCATATTGGTTATCGTATGTATTTGGTTCGCCAATTTTTATCAGAAGGTTTTGGCGTGTTATTGCTCGAATACCGCGGATATGGTGGCAATCCTGGAAAACCAACCGAATCCGGTTTGTACCAGGATGGTCGAGCAGCCATGAAGTTTTTACAGCACCAGGGAATCGAGACCGAGAATATCGTGCTTTATGGCGAATCATTAGGAACTGGGGTTGCGACACAAATGGCAACAGAATTTCCGGTATGTGCTCTGGTTTTACAGTCTCCTTATACGTCTTTCACCGCGCTGGCTCGATTTCATTATCCTTGGTTATTCATGCCATTAAGGGATAAGTATGATTCTTTATCACGTATTCAAAAAATTCATACCCCTGTTTTAATGTTGCATGGGAAATTGGATCAAATTGTGCCTTATGAGCAAGGTGTTGTTCTCTTTAATCATGCCAATCAACCTAAAAAATGGATTGAATTTTCCGATAAAGGACATCAGGATTTATGGAGTCCCCATTTCGCCCACAGTGTAATGCATTTTATTAATTCTTATTGTGTTCCTACAAAATAAGGGTTATTTCCGTATATATGTGTGTCCATGACCGTGTCCGAAGAAAATAGTAATTATGTATGGTGCGAATTTTTCGGGTTGCACCATTACAAAAGTATCAGTGGTCCTTCCCTCTCAATTAATGAACAAAATATTTACAAGAATCCGTTTATCGATTAAGATCTCCTATAGGCTTCATGGGACGCCTATACCCACGAAAGAGGATCTCACCCTGGTTATTAATTGATTTATAATTATTCATTAACCTTTTTGTTGCTAGAAAAGTGGGTGTCTGGCAGAGAGCAAAGGGGATTCACATGAATAAACCACATACTTCATTTCGCGTTGAAGAGTATAAAATTCAAGCGTCTATTTTATTAAAATCGTTGTATTCTACAAATCACACAATCGCTCAAAAAGCGGCTCAACGTTTTCAAAATTTGCCTGAGTTTGGCAATTTTTCTCTTGAGGAACTAAGAAACGCGAATGTGAAGCGTAAACATGCACTTACAGTGATTGCAATGGGAACGGGTTTTAAATCCTGGAGTGATTTGAAGTGCCAATTGCCTTTTATTCGTGGCGGATTTTTGAATCATTGGTTTGCCCATTATGCGGAAGCTAAAATATATCAGCGCTCACAAGGAGGCTTTTTATTGCCATTTAAAAATCAATTTTTTATTTGTGATGCAGACTACATCCGCAATCTTGGTTTTAATCCCGAGGATCAGGATTGGAACTCTATTGGCTATGACTGGGTGAACCCGGAAAGTAAGGCAGCATGGCAACGATTGTATAAAAAATGGATGGTCATCCAGCAACAAGGATAAAATATACGAAAAATCCCCTCGCCCACTTGTGGAAGAGGGGAAGGAGTGAGGGTTCATTAACCACAATCTATAACCTAATCCGCCCAAAGGGCATCTTCTTCCCCAGGGAGAAAAGATATTACACTTCACTGAATATCAGGGGCCCCTCTTGCAGTAGGAAAAAAAATTAACATAGAATGGATTTATGTTTCCCTAATTGGAGGTTATGGATGAGCCTGAAGCACCTAATCGCTTCTTTTATCACCTTTTCGTTGACTCAAGGATTGGCTTTCGCACAACCAGAAACTAAGGTATGTGATGGCAGTATCCATAATCCTTGTATTGTAGAAGATAGTGAGTTTTCCTTTTCTCCATTAAAATGGTTTCGTGATGCCTCCATGATCGCCGCCGCATACCAGGGAAACACGCTAGGTATTAGAGATTTAGCGATTTCTGGTAGTGAGGAGCCAAGTGAAAAGGGGTGGAAAGATATCTCTGAGTATATTGCCAGGCAAGGGAGGACAAAAGTGTTGGTACTGGATTTACGTCAGGAAAGCCATGGTTATATTAATGGAAGAGCGATTACCTTAGTGAGTGAGTACGATTGGATAAATCGAGGAAAAAGTAACGCCCAAAGCCTTACAGATCAAGAAGATTGGCTAAAGTCATTAAGAGCTCAGAAAAAGATAAATGGCGTTTTATCCTCACAACAGTTTGCAGCTAAGGAATACTCCAGCGGCAAAACCATTCCTGTTAAAGTAGTAAAAAATGAAGCGGATTTGGTTTCTCGATTAGGTTTTGATTATCGCCGTTTATATGTTACTGATCATGCTGCACCATCTGATTCAGAGGTTGATACGTTTTTGGAAATAATAAAAAATGCTTCTAAAGATACCTGGTTTCATCTACATTGTCGCGGAGGAAAGGGGAGGACCTCGACTTTTTTTGTAATGTTTGACATGTTAAAAAATGCAGATAAAGTAAGTTTTGAAGAAATTATTGCACGACACGCCTCAATACCTCCCTATTATAATTTGTCTGAAGTGCATCGGGGCGATCCTTTCCTAACCCCTTATTACGAGCAAAGAATTACTTTCCTCTCTCGTTTTTATCAGTTTGCACAACAGTTCTTAAAAGGATATCAAGGAACATGGAGCCAGTGGAATTCAGAAAGTGCTGATTCTGATAAGGTTTAGCCAATTGAACATATCGGCCCTCATCCGCCCTAACGGGCACCTTCTCCCCAGAGGAGAAGGGAAATTGGGGGCAAAAAAATATCCTCTCTCCCGTTCCGGGAGAGGGGTAGGGTTGAGGGAAAAAATGTGCCTAAGCCTTTTGGGTGGAAGTTGTATACCATTTTTCCCCTAGGATGATTTGCTCCCACCACACGTTCATTTGAGCTGCGTTCATTTCTTGCCATGGAACAGGGTGCAATACTAAAGCATCCGCCATTCGTTTTGATAACGCATACATAGCCAGGCGTTTGGGGAGAGAATCTTTTTCCCATGCAGAAATTGCTTGTTGGAAATCTTCGGATTGCTTAAGGTGTTCACTAAGACTCAGTGCATCCTGAATCGCTAAGGAAGCACCATTTCCCACATGAGGCCGTAACACCGCACTTGCATCACCCAATAAAAGTGCTCTTTGGGTGATAAGGCGATTGACACAGACATCCACAATTTTTTGCATAAAAGGACTAGGGGTATCGAAAATAACTTGTGCTGCAATCTCAGGCAATTGGTCTCGGGCTAATTGATGTAGATGGTGTTTCGCTTGTATAGAAAAGTCATTTAAAGTGGTTGAACCTAAATTTTCCAGGTCTTTATGCGTTAATTTTTCATAAAATACCCAGTTTAATTTATTGGTTTGATGGTGATATACCGGATAAGTTAATAAGTGACCCTTATCAAAACAATAGTATCGTGCTTGATCGTTGAAAAAGTTTTTATTTTTTAGCCGCTCAAACTCTACGGTCCCTCGCCATGCTACATAACCTGAATATTCTGGCAGTGTATTGGTGATCAACGTTCTGCCTATAGATTGTACACCATCAGCAAATACAATCAAATCAAAGCGTTCTGTTTCACCAGACGCCAAAGTAATTTGGCCACCCAGTTCATCAAGTTGTACCCCGATGACTTTAACTCCTTGACGATAGATCGAATCAGGGATCCTTTTTCTGAAGTTGATAAATAAAGTGTCCCAATGCAAACTGGCCATGGAAATTCCCTGTTGCCATAAAAATTTCCCATGAACTGGTTCATTCGCTGTTTTGCAATAAAAACTACGCATCGTCAATGTATGGGCTAATGTGTCTTGATCAATAAGATTTTGGGCAATTAAATGATTTAATAATTCAATAGAAAGTGTAATCCCTGCTCCGCGAGACTTTAAATC
This sequence is a window from Legionella cherrii. Protein-coding genes within it:
- a CDS encoding fused DSP-PTPase phosphatase/NAD kinase-like protein, whose amino-acid sequence is MSLKHLIASFITFSLTQGLAFAQPETKVCDGSIHNPCIVEDSEFSFSPLKWFRDASMIAAAYQGNTLGIRDLAISGSEEPSEKGWKDISEYIARQGRTKVLVLDLRQESHGYINGRAITLVSEYDWINRGKSNAQSLTDQEDWLKSLRAQKKINGVLSSQQFAAKEYSSGKTIPVKVVKNEADLVSRLGFDYRRLYVTDHAAPSDSEVDTFLEIIKNASKDTWFHLHCRGGKGRTSTFFVMFDMLKNADKVSFEEIIARHASIPPYYNLSEVHRGDPFLTPYYEQRITFLSRFYQFAQQFLKGYQGTWSQWNSESADSDKV
- a CDS encoding GNAT family N-acetyltransferase — encoded protein: MQQKLLLGPILMQLINDFHEIEKHFFSLVSLSYLDYQTIAAFETGVLASGLNPAFVIQINEHFLKDLEQCKSYFTQKNIPWALIIPEKTPGLSKNECRLPPDYKLVDTGVGMVFDLLSNNLQAADVELEFKLMNDDLDTWSIPLIHGFQSTPEITQIYTLRHAEALKKCKGIYHFSGFLAGEAVVSMTLTVKGHLARIDDLATLPNFQKRGFASAMMAYALKNALALKVQNCFLEASKAGLNLYQRIGFQPLFSNHYYEL
- a CDS encoding universal stress protein, yielding MYQKILVAIDDSDTSMHAFNEAIELSKIHHAKLLIVHITNEFYAPFVGTGVDYEKLEASFKEYGHKFLSKMQTIARERSADCDAQLLEIDSAQETVADKIIAAAKKWPADLIVVGTHGRRGFQHLLLGSVAEGVIRNASIPVLLIRSRQSAK
- a CDS encoding FAD-dependent monooxygenase, whose product is MNVAIIGGSIAGCALALLLKDQFEVTVFERAHDLKSRGAGITLSIELLNHLIAQNLIDQDTLAHTLTMRSFYCKTANEPVHGKFLWQQGISMASLHWDTLFINFRKRIPDSIYRQGVKVIGVQLDELGGQITLASGETERFDLIVFADGVQSIGRTLITNTLPEYSGYVAWRGTVEFERLKNKNFFNDQARYYCFDKGHLLTYPVYHHQTNKLNWVFYEKLTHKDLENLGSTTLNDFSIQAKHHLHQLARDQLPEIAAQVIFDTPSPFMQKIVDVCVNRLITQRALLLGDASAVLRPHVGNGASLAIQDALSLSEHLKQSEDFQQAISAWEKDSLPKRLAMYALSKRMADALVLHPVPWQEMNAAQMNVWWEQIILGEKWYTTSTQKA
- a CDS encoding alpha/beta hydrolase is translated as MLKQLLLILFIFILIFVLSFSLQRYFIYFPSSEQPDRNAFEAEDMQLIEIPVAHGLTLNSWYKPSVDKKPTILYFHGNAGHIGYRMYLVRQFLSEGFGVLLLEYRGYGGNPGKPTESGLYQDGRAAMKFLQHQGIETENIVLYGESLGTGVATQMATEFPVCALVLQSPYTSFTALARFHYPWLFMPLRDKYDSLSRIQKIHTPVLMLHGKLDQIVPYEQGVVLFNHANQPKKWIEFSDKGHQDLWSPHFAHSVMHFINSYCVPTK
- a CDS encoding alkene reductase; amino-acid sequence: MTTNSEILFTPFKLRDLTVKNRIVMAPLTRNRSIHGIDTPSELNATYYAQRADAGLIIAEATQISPTGKGYAWTPGIYSQEQIAGWKLVTDAVHARGGAIYLQLWHVGRISHPSLQPGGIAPVAPSAIPATGQRTFIENGTFVEVGAPRALKLSEIPGIIEDYRIAARNAILAGFDGVEIHAANGYLIHQFLCDGTNLRTDQYGGSITNRLRFALEVTSAVVSEIGAHRTGIRIAPVSHANGVTDTSPGAVFFPLVQELSRFNLAYVHVIEGETQGPRDFYGFDFHALRKAFDGPWMVNNGYNLEMAVEAIASGYADLIAFGRYFISNPDLVARFKRNAPLNELDRTTLYGGSGKGYTDYPFLQ